A segment of the Deltaproteobacteria bacterium genome:
TTTATCCCGGCCTCTCGGAGGCGCGATAGCTGCTGCGAGAAGAAAAGCCCGGTGTGATAATCCTTCCAATCCCCGTCATAGAGGTCACCTGAGAGGAACACGAAAGCGACCTTCTCCTCAATCGCGAGTGAGACGAGGTTCCCGAGGGCCTCACGGGTAGCGCCACGAAGCACGTCCAAGGGGGCACCCTCATAGAGCGACAGACCTTGCAGGGGACTGTCAAGGTGGATATCGGAGGCAACGATAAATTTGAATTCCATTGATCCTCTAAACCTCGACCCTTATGCGGCATCTGTTGAGGGGGCCAAAGGCGTTCTCGCAATAAAACTGTAAGCCCCCATATAATAAAACGATCATTCTATCTGTCAAGAGATAATCATATACTCGAATTACTCATAAAAAATATCCTCCAAAAAAGATTTAAAGGGATCGGTTGACTCATAAAGTGTGTTACCAAGATAACAGGCTATAAATAAAGGGGTCACCCATTAAAACGCGGCCCGCTTCGAGCCCCCGTTGTCGGCCCGGGTTATTGGCTTTATCGGATTGGATCTTGACATACGTTTTCATGATCGATATCATATCTGTAATACCAAACCATTGTCGGTGGAGGCTCCATGGGAATTGTAACGATCTCGCCCAAATTCCAGGTCGTGATCCCTAAACAAATCCGTGAAAAGTTGGGCCTGTCCCCGGGCCAGAAGGTGCAGGCGATTGTGTACAACGACCGGATCGAACTCATTCCTCTTCGTCTCGTCAAGGAGATGCGGGGATTCCTGAAAGGCATCGATACGACCGTCGAACGGGAGGCCGACAGACCGTGAACGTTGTCGATTCCAGCGCTTGGCTTGAATACTTTGCCGACGGGCCCAACGCGGCCTTCTTCGCCCCGGCGGTGGAGCACACGGAAGACCTCATTGTTCCGTCATTGACGCTTTACGAAGTTTTCAAGCGGGTGATGCAGCAACGAAACGAGAGCGACGCGTTACAGGCAGTTGCCGTCATGCAGCAGGGGATGGTCATCGACCTCGACGCGCGTCTCGCGCTGAGTGCGGCCCGCCTCAGCCTCGAAAGCAAGTTGCCGATGGCTGACAGCATCGTTCTTGCCACGGCGAGAGCCTACGGAGCGACGGTGTGGACGCAGGATGCTGACTTCAAGGGTGTGCCAGAGGTTCAATACCGAAAGAAGAAACCATAAGCGATTGCGGAAGACCCAATGAAAAAAAAAGATTGCTATGAAGAATTGAAGAAGTTCGCTCTGCAGGAAGGGGCTTCGCTCTTTGGGGTGGCGAAAATTTTAGATCTGCCGGAGCAACATTGTTCGTTATTTCCGAAGACGCGGGAGGGATTGGATCGGGCGATCTCCATCGCCTTTCATCTATCCGACCGGGTTTTGGAGGATATAGTCGATGGACCCACGAAGCTTTATTTCTTCCATTACCAGCGGGCCAATCTGCTCCTGGATGAGCTGGGTTTGAAGATAATGAATTTTATTCAGTCCCGGGGATGGGCAGCCCTCCCGATCCCTGCCTCCCAGATTGTGGATTGGGAGAATCAGCATGCTCACGTGTCCCATAAGCATGTAGCAGTTCAGGCCGGGTTGGGATGGATCGGTCGGAACAACCTTTTGGTCAGCTCCCAATTCGGTTCGAGGCAACGGTTGATCACGGTGCTTACGAATATGCCTCTGGAAACGGATGAGCCCTTACCTTGGGGATGTGGGGAATGTCGCGCCTGTTTATCCTCCTGCCCTTCTCAATCCATCAAGGAAAAACCGGAAGACTTTGACCACATCGGGTGTTATCATCAAATCAAGGCCTTGGTAAAAGCAGCCGGCCTCAGGCAGAACATTTGTGGTTTGTGTGTGAAAGCGTGTAGGGGCAAAAAGACAGTTGCGGGTTCCGAGTTTCGAGATTCGAGTCAAAAAAATTTTAATCCATAACTCGCAACCTGTAACCCGTACCTCGTAACCCGCAACTCGTAACGGTTTTTAAACAACCTTTTCTTTTCTCAACTCCTCAATTTTTGATTTTGAATAACCCAACACCTTGGTGAGGACTTCTTCGGTATGCTGGCCCAGGGTTGGAGGGGGTAACTCCACCGTTCCTGGCGTCTGGGAGAGCTTGACGGGAATCCCGGTGATCTTTATTTTTCCGCAGGTAGGATGATCAATCTCTTTGACCATCTCCAGGGCGTAGGCTTGCTCAGAAGTGAGGGCTTGGGCAACAGACCAGATGGGGCCGTTGGGAATACCGGCATCATCCAGGATTTTCTGCAAGTCTTTCAGTTTGTATCCTTTGGTCTTAGCCTCGATGATGGCAATGAGAGCTTCCCGGTTTTTCACCCTGAGGCCGTTATTCTGAAAACGCGGGTCCTTTGGGCACTCCAGTAAACCGATGGCTTCACAGGTTTTGGCAAAGAGACCGTCGTTGGCGGCGGCGATATTGATGTACCCGTCCTGGCAAGGGAAGCTCTCGTAAGGGGCGATCAGCGGGTGGCGATTCCCCTCAGGTTTTGGAGCCTGCCCGGTGGCAAAGAATCGTCCGGCCTGGAAGGTGAGCTGAGCCACCATCGTTTCGAAAAGAGAGGTTTCCACCTTCTGCCCTTCTCCCGTTTTCTCCCGGTGATAAAGCGCCGAGAGAATTCCGTAGGCGGCAAACATTCCCGAATTGATGTCGGCGATGGCCACTCCCACTTTGATCGGCCCCCCGCCGACTTCTCCGGTGAAAGACATAAACCCGCTCATTCCTTGGGCAATCAGGTCGAACCCCGGCTTTGGCGACTCCGGCCCTTTATTGCCAAAGCCGCTAATAGAGCAGAAGATTACTTTCGGGTTGATGGCCTTCAGGGCTTCGTAAGGGAAGCCCATCTTGGTCATCACTCCGGGGCGGAAATTTTCAACAACGATGTCCGAGACTTTGATCAGGTCCGTGAGAATTTTTTTGGCGCTCTCAGAGCGGAGGTTCAGAGTAATGCTCTTTTTGTTGCGGTTACAGGAGAGGAAGTAAGCACTCTCCTTTCCTATATACGGCGGCGCCCAGGCCCGCGAATCATCCCCGCCATCCGGAGACTCCACCTTGATCACTTCCGCACCCATGTCTCCGAGCATCATCGTGCAATAAGGCCCGGCCAGGGCCCGGGTCAAGTCTAACACTCGAATTCCGGTAAGGGGTCCATTCATTGATAATCTCCTTCCCTTTAAAAGTTACCGCTCCTTCTTTTAAATTAATTGGGACACAGATTTTCGCAGATAACCGCAGAAACAAAAAAGACACTATGCGCATAGCGCTAAGCGCTAAGCAACTTTCTGTGTACATCCGTGTCCCAAAAGGAATTTCCTATACAATCAAGTTGCTTTTTGACTCAGGTTACTCCTTCTGTACCCAGCTTTTCAATATCGTCTGGAGACATTCCCAGCATCCGCGAGAGAACTTCTACCGTATGTTCACCGACATCCGGACAGGCTTTTTCGATTTTACAAGGGGTGCGGGAAAATTTCATAGGGGTACCTGCCACCTTGAGCTTACCAGCGCGACGATGTTCCACTTCGACGATCATCGCCCTCTCCTGGATATGCGGATCATTGACCACTTGGGCCATATTGTTCACAGGACCGCACATGACCCCCGCAGGTTCCAGAAGGGCCAGCCATTCTGCTGTGGTTTTGGTTTTCATCAGCTCATTCATAAGGGGTTCAAAAGCCTGATAATTGGCAATACGATCCTTGTGGGATTGGAATCGGTTGTCAGCAAGGAATTCTTCCCTCCCAGCTACCTTGCAGAACTTCCGCCAGTCCTCCTCGGAAACCGTG
Coding sequences within it:
- a CDS encoding CoA transferase, whose protein sequence is MNGPLTGIRVLDLTRALAGPYCTMMLGDMGAEVIKVESPDGGDDSRAWAPPYIGKESAYFLSCNRNKKSITLNLRSESAKKILTDLIKVSDIVVENFRPGVMTKMGFPYEALKAINPKVIFCSISGFGNKGPESPKPGFDLIAQGMSGFMSFTGEVGGGPIKVGVAIADINSGMFAAYGILSALYHREKTGEGQKVETSLFETMVAQLTFQAGRFFATGQAPKPEGNRHPLIAPYESFPCQDGYINIAAANDGLFAKTCEAIGLLECPKDPRFQNNGLRVKNREALIAIIEAKTKGYKLKDLQKILDDAGIPNGPIWSVAQALTSEQAYALEMVKEIDHPTCGKIKITGIPVKLSQTPGTVELPPPTLGQHTEEVLTKVLGYSKSKIEELRKEKVV
- a CDS encoding type II toxin-antitoxin system VapC family toxin, with translation MNVVDSSAWLEYFADGPNAAFFAPAVEHTEDLIVPSLTLYEVFKRVMQQRNESDALQAVAVMQQGMVIDLDARLALSAARLSLESKLPMADSIVLATARAYGATVWTQDADFKGVPEVQYRKKKP
- a CDS encoding AbrB/MazE/SpoVT family DNA-binding domain-containing protein, which produces MGIVTISPKFQVVIPKQIREKLGLSPGQKVQAIVYNDRIELIPLRLVKEMRGFLKGIDTTVEREADRP